Sequence from the Plasmodium yoelii strain 17X genome assembly, chromosome: 10 genome:
GAAATCGGATGATGATATTATACAGGTAAAGCTAAACATGTTTGGAATTCCTCTGTCATTTTATCACATTTTTATCACATTTtatcacatttttattacgaacctttttgctttttttcaAGGCAATGAACAAATACACAAGCGTGTTGCAAAAGGCGTTGCAGTCGGTCATTGCGCGAAGCAGCTAAtttgggaaaaaaaaaaaaaaaaaaaaaaaaaaaaaaaaaaaaaaaaaaaaaaacaaaaaaaaaaaaaaaaaaataaaaaaaaataaaaaaaaaacacacaaATTTACAATACATACAATGCATACAATGCAATACTAGGACGCCCCTACATATAATTAGCTTTTACaacatttcatttttattcaaatgTAGAAAAGATTCCTTTTCACCATCATCCTTACGCATGCATAAGttgcttatattttttatcgtTCATTTTTATCGTTAATTTTTATCGTTAATTTTTATCGTTCATTTTTATCGTTCATTTTTATCGTTCATTTTTTGTCGCTTATTTTACAATGGTTAAAAGCAAAAGTTGagatattaattatttgatAACTAGCTTTTGTGGCCATTCCCGATTTGTatccttttttatttccatctttcataaattatatatgcacttatatttttttaacattaattaaaagtttgttatttatatttttagctATTTTTTCACTTACTattgtaaaataaatgtgACAAAAAAAGgtacaaaaataattattcgAATGGTGAAAATTTCGCACAATAGTAAATCCAAAATATGTCCTCGtttataatttgttaaattaatttacgtctataattatttattttttggttATCAAGATATGTGGAAATTCACATATTTTTTcccactttttttttcatatttttttccattttttttcatttttttcccacttttttttccacttttttttcatatattttttcataattttcccACTTTTTTTCCCACTTTTTTTCCATTGTTTTGTTAAAGAACAAACAATATATTTGCAGTTTGTATAGTAAAAAAACCAaagcataataatatgtacacaaaaaataaagtatatTGCCAAGTATGCATTTTCACATTTtatcatatacatatatatacatatgcatacatatatacatgatGTATAATACCCAATTTTGCCGCAAAAATTAAGTACAGTTTAGGGGGaagaataatttattttccacaaaaaaataactaaaaatatgcacacattatataatatacgtTCTCATTTGCTCATTCATTTGTATCAGTTTTGTTCATTCATTTGtatcaatttttttccaaaatttTTCCGAAATTTTCCAACCTTTCCAACCTTTCCAACCTTTCCAACCTTTCCAACCTTTCCAACCTTTTCCAACCTTTCCAACCTTTCCAACCTTTTCCAACCTTTTCGATCATTTTCCCCAAACTAAATGACGATCTGTTCAGGATGCGGAATAACCACGGGTGCTAATATATGCTGCCCTGTTTGcttaaaacataataaagAAGTATTTTATTGTTCTCAAGAATGTTTTGAAAAAAGTTATAATggtcataaaaatattcactATTTTATAAAACTTACAAATAACGatgatatacataaaaaaaatatatccgATAATAATGAGAATCCAATTAGTAGTAATAAACCCAATGTGTCTGTAATAATTTTAGACGAAGATATTGAAAATGATAAGTTAAAtggaaatacaaaaataaataataattttttaaaaaaagaaaaatttgaTAGTAGTACTATGGATGGTGAAGGAATAGACACAATAATTGAAGATCTTAACAATGAAATGTTAAACATAGAAAatattggaaaaaaaaatgatatacatatttttcaagagaataaaaataatgaaaataaacaatttttttcaaaagaaacaaatttaaataatatacaaaatgatggaaataatatagaatataatcaaattacaaaaaatataatttttgaaaattatcaaagaaaaaaaaattatcataaatataataatgttaaaaattattatttatttaatgataGTACAAcagataataaatttaaagaagatgatgaaaatgaaaatattaataaaacaaaatttagtaaacacttttttaaaaataataaaatatcatcTTATATAAACACTATTACAGATTATATatgttcatataaatataatattatattaccATATTATCaagatatacaaaataaagatgataaaataaatataaaaaataataatcaaataaaaacaaaattaactaataaacaaattatacaacttaaaaaacaattcaaaaataaaaatatatttaaaattataatgttatttattattatttctattatCGTTATTTTATCTACTTGtctattttcatatatattagaaatatctcaaaaaaaatttttaataaattctgAAAATAgtttaaatcaaaaaaataatattaataaagatTCTGGAATAGCTGATTTGAAATCATATATAGCTGCATTTGAAGATTTACGAAAAGAAATTTATGAAATGAAAGAAGTTTTATATGCTCacaatatacaaataaataaaaattttcacATTAACAATTCATATAGtttatttgataattttaGTAAAATAAAACCAACTGATCAAATTCCACACAATAAAAGAATACCagataaattaaatagtTTAACATCACATTCTTTTTatggtaataataacaataattctaaaacaatttttgaaaatgaaatatcaAATTTACAGAATCTTATTCACGAACCAATACCTTTAGTACAACACCAATATGAAGTTAATACTATTAACGAATTAAAACATACAAACAATTATAAAACAAATGTagataatatttatgaaaaagaTGATTTAATAATACCCGAAAAATTACAATCACTTAATGCAccatatatacaaaatgtcGGAAATATTGAAGAAACAGATCAAGCACAAAATTACACACACACTATTCAtctcgaaaaaaaaaatgaacaaaatattccagataaagaatttataaaaaaaaatgaatattctAGCCAAATTGatgatataaatgaaaatatacaaaataaacctaataatttattaacaaatcAGAATATTAATACAGAATATGAACAAGCTAGCGAAATAAGACCAATTATAAATGAAGAAAACACAActacaaaaaatgaaattacaCAAGATAATACCTATgttaatgaaaatgaaaatataatacataatcatgatataaaagaaaagcataaaaaaaattcatttcAAATAGATGAGAACGAAAACCGTGAAAATAGCGAtaggaaaaataatattaataaaccaaacaaaaaaaagcaaaatacGATTTAAAAGGCGATCGCCAAAATTGGCGAAGAAAAAAATCTACATTCAAATCGctacattaaaaaaatctaCATTCAAATCGctacattaaaaaaatctaCATCCAATCGCATGAACAAGTCAtgtaaatttaatttttttaaataaatataagatTATTCGATTGCCCTAATAAAACGTGTAAACACgttaaatttgaaaatatgcATACGTCTGTGCAAAATGAGAGTCtactaataaatataaaagttgACCATAAAAACgcacaattatatatacatatatcttaataaatattaaataactACAGCAActgcatttttatatatagacAAAAATCTGTGGCTATTTTACAAGCGTAACAAGCATGCAcatgtaataatatttttattttttatatgtattataaatctagacatatacatatatttttattgattatttatgaaatgagtttcaaaaatatgatatatatatatatcctacttttttgcataaatacattttaacttctttataaatattatcctTAATATTTCAAccaatgataaaataaaattagtgTATTTATTATCTGATATTTTACTTGTTTCGTTATTTTTTCATGTACTTTGTggatacatatttattttactacACTCTTGTAACCACCTCTTATGTATTCGCATTATTGTAACCACCTCTTATGTATTCGCATTATTGTAACCACTTCTTATATATTCGCATTATTATAACCACTTCTTATATATTcgcattattatttattttttttttaaacgcAAACtcttcaaattataaaaaggtTTTATCACCATTATcatgtataaaataaattgcTTTGTTTTGACTACATGTAGATATCTTAATTCTagcatttattatttattatttatttaaatgtgtaataagaaaaattcaatatttttattttcacaatttttatatataataattggaaaaataataaatccaatataaattttttattttttgatgtactatttataaataaatttaaacaaatattttatttttttattaagacAAAATATGGGTACTTAAAATTGGATTGCTAACAAGCTTATGTATTATTACTaggaatattttatttcatttttatttcatttttatttcatttttatttcatttttggCAATTTTTtgccattttttttgtacacATATTACGTTTTTTACTTTTCACATTTTGTAGAAAATCTCCATGCTCTTTTATCTAtacttaataaaaatgtacttaaaaaaataattaacattgtacaaaaaaaaaaaaaaaaaaaaaagaaaaaaaagaaaaaaaaagaaaaaaaaagaaaaaaaaagaaaaaaaaaatacaatatgtTTTATTCAGTTTTAAAACttctaatatatatcaaatataaattttaagattatacaaaaattattagTTAAATCAAAAGcatcaaattttatattttgtaaacACACTAATAAAGCTAAtctgtatatatttataaattccctgaaaaaatatagtatacAAATagaatatacaaataaatacacAAATAAATACACAAATAGAATATACAAGATatcacacacacacacatctCAAATAGTATGTATGCTCTAGTAGAAAATAACCATATCgatttaattaataatttaaaaagaaGAGGAATAATTGATGATGATGAAGTATATGATACTATGTTACAGGTTTGTTggatgataaaataaatataattatggttatttttaatataaaaaaaaacaaatttaactatttaattaattttattaaaaaatatacatgttgtattattaaataaacgTGTAAATTTGTTATCGTTTTAAGAATTAtactaaaaattatatatattaatatcttttacatacacatatattGAAACTACTTTTCTTAGGTAGATCGAGGtagatatataaaagaaaatccATATGTCGATACTCCTATTTACATTAGTCATGGTGTAACTATATCATCTCCACACATGCATGCTTTATCCTTAAAACGGCTTATGAATGTGTTAAAACCGGGTTCAAGGGCAATTGATGTTGGTAagttttggaaaaaaaaaaaaaaaataaataaaaaaataaaaaaataaaaaaataaaaaaaaaattgagaaCAAATTGAGAACAAATTGAGAAAAAAATTGCGAAAACAGAGACAAATGCGATGTCACATTTGTGGACAACACCATTTACCATTCTCGTGAGTGGTCATCTGTATATGTGTGCATATAATGAGtggttatttatttttttccacatttttACTCTCCACTTTTTATGACCAAAATAGGTTCGGGGTCAGGATATCTTACAGTATGTATGGCAATACGAACAAacgttttaaaaaataaaaattctttTGTTATTGGAATAGAAAGAGTAAAAGAGTTAGTAGATTTTTCaattggaaatataaaaaaagataaaccagaattattaaatatagaaaattttaaaattatacataaaaatatatatcaagtAAATGAAGAAGAACAAAAAGAATTAGGTTTTTTTGATGCGATTCATGTTGGTGCATCTGCTAGTGAACTTCCtgatatattaataaaattattagcAGAAAATGGAAAACTTATAATACCTTTAGAAGAAGGTCCAACACAAGTTTTATAtgaaattacaaaaaaaaatggaaaaatcaTTAAAGATCGATTATTTGAAGTTTGTTTCGttactttaaaaaaaaattaacgaAATAATTTAACCATTTAGATAGATCAACATATGTAACCATATTTGCATAATAAGAACTGGAAGGGAAAGGGGTATCAATTTATATAAgccatataaaaattttagaacaaaaatataaaaaaaatatatatgagaTGAATTTTAAGAGATTTCCGATCATCATTCCTTTTTCGTTGCCCACttctttaaaataattttttacaataaaAGCTACATTGGAATATTTCCGATTTTTTCTTATGCCAATCTTTCATTTATCaccattttcatcattttcaccattttcatcatcttcatcattttcatcatcttcatcattttcatcatcttcatcatcttcatcattttcatcatcttcatcattttcatcatcttcatcatcttcatcattttcattgtaaacaatataatatatctgATTATTGCTTATTTATT
This genomic interval carries:
- a CDS encoding HP12 protein homolog, putative is translated as MTICSGCGITTGANICCPVCLKHNKEVFYCSQECFEKSYNGHKNIHYFIKLTNNDDIHKKNISDNNENPISSNKPNVSVIILDEDIENDKLNGNTKINNNFLKKEKFDSSTMDGEGIDTIIEDLNNEMLNIENIGKKNDIHIFQENKNNENKQFFSKETNLNNIQNDGNNIEYNQITKNIIFENYQRKKNYHKYNNVKNYYLFNDSTTDNKFKEDDENENINKTKFSKHFFKNNKISSYINTITDYICSYKYNIILPYYQDIQNKDDKINIKNNNQIKTKLTNKQIIQLKKQFKNKNIFKIIMLFIIISIIVILSTCLFSYILEISQKKFLINSENSLNQKNNINKDSGIADLKSYIAAFEDLRKEIYEMKEVLYAHNIQINKNFHINNSYSLFDNFSKIKPTDQIPHNKRIPDKLNSLTSHSFYGNNNNNSKTIFENEISNLQNLIHEPIPLVQHQYEVNTINELKHTNNYKTNVDNIYEKDDLIIPEKLQSLNAPYIQNVGNIEETDQAQNYTHTIHLEKKNEQNIPDKEFIKKNEYSSQIDDINENIQNKPNNLLTNQNINTEYEQASEIRPIINEENTTTKNEITQDNTYVNENENIIHNHDIKEKHKKNSFQIDENENRENSDRKNNINKPNKKKQNTI
- a CDS encoding protein-L-isoaspartate(D-aspartate) O-methyltransferase, putative — encoded protein: MYALVENNHIDLINNLKRRGIIDDDEVYDTMLQVDRGRYIKENPYVDTPIYISHGVTISSPHMHALSLKRLMNVLKPGSRAIDVGSGSGYLTVCMAIRTNVLKNKNSFVIGIERVKELVDFSIGNIKKDKPELLNIENFKIIHKNIYQVNEEEQKELGFFDAIHVGASASELPDILIKLLAENGKLIIPLEEGPTQVLYEITKKNGKIIKDRLFEVCFVTLKKN